In the Haliaeetus albicilla chromosome 7, bHalAlb1.1, whole genome shotgun sequence genome, one interval contains:
- the LOC104317651 gene encoding trace amine-associated receptor 2 produces the protein MLGIGIFRKLKSAYGTASPLEKSNERLIMLSLNISRDLTDCSEFGNTSCPESFRSAGVRGVMYLFITAAFILTILGNLAIIVSISYFKQLHSPTNFLILSMAVTDFLLGFAIMPYSMVRSVENCWYFGMTFCKVHYSFDLMLCLASIFHLCSIAVDRFYAVCHPLHYASTMTVAAIKQIIAVCWSVPAAFAFGVVFSEAYASGIEGYETLVKCLSLCPIMFNKLWGAVLFTVGLFAPACIMIGIYVKIFTVSQRHMCELSQAHRHTKSDKKNELSKNKDRKAAKTLSIVMLGFLICWFPCFFAILIDPFLNFSTPLPLFDALNWLGYLNSFCNPLIYGFFYPWFRKTFKYILKGKIFNPHFRTIKLLSEDQSW, from the coding sequence ATGTTAGGAATTGGAATCTTTCGGAAACTTAAATCTGCCTATGGAACTGCATCTCCATTAGAAAAGTCTAATGAAAGATTGATTATGCTTTCTCTGAATATCTCGAGGGATTTGACTGATTGCTCTGAGTTTGGAAATACATCCTGTCCTGAGAGCTTTAGGTCAGCCGGAGTACGAGGGGTAATGTATCTATTCATAACAGCAGCCTTCATTCTCACCATCTTAGGGAATCTGGCCATAATCGTTTCCATCTCGTATTTCAAGCAGCTTCATTCTCCGACCAATTTCCTCATCCTATCCATGGCTGTCACGGATTTCCTGCTGGGCTTTGCCATTATGCCTTACAGCATGGTGAGGTCTGTGGAGAACTGCTGGTATTTTGGGATGACATTCTGCAAAGTTCATTATAGTTTTGACCTGATGCTCTGTTTAGCTTCCATTTTCCATCTTTGTTCCATTGCCGTGGATCGGTTTTATGCAGTCTGCCACCCTCTGCATTATGCCAGCACCATGACTGTTGCGGCCATAAAACAAATCATAGCAGTGTGCTGGTCAGtgcctgctgcttttgcttttggtgTAGTTTTCTCAGAAGCTTATGCTTCTGGAATTGAGGGTTATGAAACACTGGTTAAATGCTTGAGCTTGTGCCCTATTATGTTCAACAAACTGTGGGGAGCTGTTTTATTTACAGTTGGTTTATTTGCTCCTGCTTGTATTATGATAGGGATTTATGTTAAAATTTTTACTGTCTCCCAAAGGCACATGTGTGAGTTGAGCCAAGCACACAGGCACACAAAAAGTGATAAGAAAAATGAGCTTTCTAAGAATAAAGACAGGAAAGCTGCCAAGACTTTAAGTATAGTTATGCTGGGTTTCTTAATATGCTGGTTTCCTTGTTTTTTCGCAATCTTAATtgatccatttttaaatttctctacTCCTTTACCTTTGTTTGATGCTCTAAACTGGCTTGGgtatttaaattctttctgcAATCCATTAATATATGGCTTTTTCTATCCATGGTTTcggaaaacatttaaatatatcttaaaaggcaaaatatttaatCCACATTTTCGTACAATAAAACTTTTATCTGAAGATCAGTCATGGTAA